In Camelina sativa cultivar DH55 chromosome 16, Cs, whole genome shotgun sequence, a single window of DNA contains:
- the LOC104752346 gene encoding uncharacterized protein LOC104752346 isoform X2, which translates to MEESVVVRRETDGDGEAVLAVFAQLKVLCTELQILSRNPKRNPGTIPALLHLLRRTPPATLQSFFNYTLFPLLLLLDAAVACRSEKINQPKKFPTTPYTYRVSDKVVVGVIHCLEELLKKGHIGSIDQMVVVMKKLISGAALPPSVAAEEFREGIIRCFRAIISGLLPCSGDFCSCQRTVGWPQLSDTKDYQAQVSESFKYDLDTGECLLAFLQSPSALASVGHWLSILLKVADAEASRGDRGSANLRVEAFIALRILVAKIGTADVLAFFLPGVVSQIAKVLHVSRAMISGAAGSVDALDQAVRGLAEFLMIVLEDQTNSLALGISDDDTKSQKHESAHSILDELRSLTTKSQGQSDELTEITNQDIVTINVPAKPNLNPSRDSFHVERTKGWLDSTTSHVNKLLSETFPHILIHPAGKIRWDFLAAIRGLLSKSSCSLKGARLVMLECVCTLAVDDSDEVSVAAQEFLDDLFSKRTNHHIESDVIKIFSRLLERLPKVVLGNEELPALSVVKQLLVVTYYSGPQFLANHLQSPITASRFLDIFSLCLSHNSAFTGSLEKLIAERPSSSTGYLPSITELKVGSQETGYNRTVPNFTEADQLNLETSSATSYMLPRMPPWFSYVGSQKLYEMLAGILRLDLKMKGI; encoded by the exons ATGGAAGAGTCCGTCGTAGTCCGCCGTGAAACCGATGGAGACGGAGAAGCCGTCTTAGCCGTCTTTGCACAACTGAAAGTTCTCTGCACGGAGCTTCAAATCCTATCGCGAAACCCTAAAAGGAATCCGGGCACGATCCCTGCATTGCTCCACCTCCTTCGCCGTACTCCTCCTGCCACTCTCCAGTCCTTCTTCAA CTACACTTTGTTTCCATTGCTTCTTCTGTTAGACGCCGCAGTTGCTTGCAGAAGTGAGAAGATAAATCAGCCTAAGAAATTTCCAACTACACCTTATACTTATAGAGTGAGTGATAAAGTGGTGGTAGGCGTAATCCATTGTCTTGAGGAACTTTTAAAGAAGGGTCACATTGGATCCATTGATCAG ATGGTTGTAGTTATGAAGAAGTTAATTAGTGGTGCTGCTCTACCCCCATCTGTGGCTGCTGAAGAGTTTCGTGAAGGGATCATCAGATGTTTCCGCGCAATTATCTCTGGTCTGCTTCCATGCTCTGGTGATTTTTGCTCATGTCAGCGCACTGTTGGCTGGCCTCAACTGTCAGATACAAAAGATTATCAAGCTCAAGTTTCAGAGTCTTTTAAGTATGATCTAGACACCGGAGAGTGCTTGCTTGCATTTCTTCAGTCTCCGTCTGCTTTGGCTTCTGTGGGTCATTGGCTTTCCATTCTTCTCAAA GTGGCTGATGCTGAGGCTTCTCGAGGAGATCGAGGAAGTGCAAACCTTCGAGTTGAAGCCTTCATCGCCTTACGGATACTTGTAGCTAAG ATTGGTACTGCTGATGTGTTGGCCTTTTTTCTACCTGGTGTTGTTAGCCAAATTGCCAAAGTGTTGCATGTTTCGAGAGCAATGATAAGCGGTGCTGCCGGAAGTGTTGATGCATTGGACCAAGCAGTTAGAGGTTTAGCCGAGTTTCTTATGATAGTCCTTGAGGATCAAACTAATTCATTGGCTCTTGGCATTTCTGATGATGATACTAAGTCGCAGAAGCATGAATCTGCGCACTCAATTTTGGACGAACTTCGTTCTCTGACAACAAAATCTCAAGGGCAGAGCGACGAGCTGACAGAAATTACAAACCAAGACATTGTAACCATCAATGTACCTGCAAAACCCAATCTGAATCCGAGTCGGGACTCCTTTCATGTTGAACGTACAAAGGGATGGTTAGATAGCACTACTTCTCACGTGAATAAGCTGTTGTCTGAGACATTTCCCCAT ATTCTTATTCACCCAGCCGGAAAAATACGATGGGATTTTCTCGCAGCAATACGTGGATTGCTATCTAAGAGCTCTTGTTCGCTGAAGGGGGCTAGATTAGTGATGTTG GAATGCGTATGTACTCTGGCTGTTGATGACTCCGATGAAGTTTCTGTAGCAGCTCAGGAATTTCTTGATGATTTATTCTCCAAACGTACAAATCACCACATAGAGAGTGATGTAATCAAGATCTTTAGCAG ACTGCTTGAGAGGCTTCCAAAAGTGGTTCTGGGGAACGAGGAATTGCCTGCACTTTCAGTGGTGAAGCAGTTACTTGTCGTCACTTACTATTCTGGACCGCAATTTTTGGCCAATCATCTTCAGTCTCCC ATAACAGCCAGCAGATTCCTGGATATATTTTCTCTCTGTCTGAGCCATAATTCAGCATTCACCGGTTCTCTTGAGAAACTCATCGCAGAAAGGCCTTCATCATCGACAGGTTACCTCCCTTCAATCACAGAATTAAAAGTGGGGAGTCAGGAGACTGGATACAACCGTACTGTTCCAAATTTCACTGAAGCAGATCAACTAAATTTGGAGACATCGTCGGCCACTAGCTATATGTTACCTCGCATGCCTCCATGGTTCTCTTACGTTGGTAGCCAGAAGCTCTATGAGATGCTTGCTGGAATCCTTAGACTT GATTTGAAAATGAAGGGCATTTAG
- the LOC104752346 gene encoding uncharacterized protein LOC104752346 isoform X1, translated as MEESVVVRRETDGDGEAVLAVFAQLKVLCTELQILSRNPKRNPGTIPALLHLLRRTPPATLQSFFNYTLFPLLLLLDAAVACRSEKINQPKKFPTTPYTYRVSDKVVVGVIHCLEELLKKGHIGSIDQMVVVMKKLISGAALPPSVAAEEFREGIIRCFRAIISGLLPCSGDFCSCQRTVGWPQLSDTKDYQAQVSESFKYDLDTGECLLAFLQSPSALASVGHWLSILLKVADAEASRGDRGSANLRVEAFIALRILVAKIGTADVLAFFLPGVVSQIAKVLHVSRAMISGAAGSVDALDQAVRGLAEFLMIVLEDQTNSLALGISDDDTKSQKHESAHSILDELRSLTTKSQGQSDELTEITNQDIVTINVPAKPNLNPSRDSFHVERTKGWLDSTTSHVNKLLSETFPHILIHPAGKIRWDFLAAIRGLLSKSSCSLKGARLVMLECVCTLAVDDSDEVSVAAQEFLDDLFSKRTNHHIESDVIKIFSRLLERLPKVVLGNEELPALSVVKQLLVVTYYSGPQFLANHLQSPITASRFLDIFSLCLSHNSAFTGSLEKLIAERPSSSTGYLPSITELKVGSQETGYNRTVPNFTEADQLNLETSSATSYMLPRMPPWFSYVGSQKLYEMLAGILRLVRLSLMAGFENEGHLAVILDIPLGVFRKLVSDIRAKEYNGEDWQLVGQAATAACILNELIFGLTDQATDALSRLLRKSRKGSDKLSWEISWHKRAKSHLIDCVGKILYEYHSSEVWDLPVDQKTIPGQTDSDVQLFSPHFLKDCAMLHQVIREGVGVFSLCLGKDFSLCVGKYFVPSGEREREWRREEHLVVTRPK; from the exons ATGGAAGAGTCCGTCGTAGTCCGCCGTGAAACCGATGGAGACGGAGAAGCCGTCTTAGCCGTCTTTGCACAACTGAAAGTTCTCTGCACGGAGCTTCAAATCCTATCGCGAAACCCTAAAAGGAATCCGGGCACGATCCCTGCATTGCTCCACCTCCTTCGCCGTACTCCTCCTGCCACTCTCCAGTCCTTCTTCAA CTACACTTTGTTTCCATTGCTTCTTCTGTTAGACGCCGCAGTTGCTTGCAGAAGTGAGAAGATAAATCAGCCTAAGAAATTTCCAACTACACCTTATACTTATAGAGTGAGTGATAAAGTGGTGGTAGGCGTAATCCATTGTCTTGAGGAACTTTTAAAGAAGGGTCACATTGGATCCATTGATCAG ATGGTTGTAGTTATGAAGAAGTTAATTAGTGGTGCTGCTCTACCCCCATCTGTGGCTGCTGAAGAGTTTCGTGAAGGGATCATCAGATGTTTCCGCGCAATTATCTCTGGTCTGCTTCCATGCTCTGGTGATTTTTGCTCATGTCAGCGCACTGTTGGCTGGCCTCAACTGTCAGATACAAAAGATTATCAAGCTCAAGTTTCAGAGTCTTTTAAGTATGATCTAGACACCGGAGAGTGCTTGCTTGCATTTCTTCAGTCTCCGTCTGCTTTGGCTTCTGTGGGTCATTGGCTTTCCATTCTTCTCAAA GTGGCTGATGCTGAGGCTTCTCGAGGAGATCGAGGAAGTGCAAACCTTCGAGTTGAAGCCTTCATCGCCTTACGGATACTTGTAGCTAAG ATTGGTACTGCTGATGTGTTGGCCTTTTTTCTACCTGGTGTTGTTAGCCAAATTGCCAAAGTGTTGCATGTTTCGAGAGCAATGATAAGCGGTGCTGCCGGAAGTGTTGATGCATTGGACCAAGCAGTTAGAGGTTTAGCCGAGTTTCTTATGATAGTCCTTGAGGATCAAACTAATTCATTGGCTCTTGGCATTTCTGATGATGATACTAAGTCGCAGAAGCATGAATCTGCGCACTCAATTTTGGACGAACTTCGTTCTCTGACAACAAAATCTCAAGGGCAGAGCGACGAGCTGACAGAAATTACAAACCAAGACATTGTAACCATCAATGTACCTGCAAAACCCAATCTGAATCCGAGTCGGGACTCCTTTCATGTTGAACGTACAAAGGGATGGTTAGATAGCACTACTTCTCACGTGAATAAGCTGTTGTCTGAGACATTTCCCCAT ATTCTTATTCACCCAGCCGGAAAAATACGATGGGATTTTCTCGCAGCAATACGTGGATTGCTATCTAAGAGCTCTTGTTCGCTGAAGGGGGCTAGATTAGTGATGTTG GAATGCGTATGTACTCTGGCTGTTGATGACTCCGATGAAGTTTCTGTAGCAGCTCAGGAATTTCTTGATGATTTATTCTCCAAACGTACAAATCACCACATAGAGAGTGATGTAATCAAGATCTTTAGCAG ACTGCTTGAGAGGCTTCCAAAAGTGGTTCTGGGGAACGAGGAATTGCCTGCACTTTCAGTGGTGAAGCAGTTACTTGTCGTCACTTACTATTCTGGACCGCAATTTTTGGCCAATCATCTTCAGTCTCCC ATAACAGCCAGCAGATTCCTGGATATATTTTCTCTCTGTCTGAGCCATAATTCAGCATTCACCGGTTCTCTTGAGAAACTCATCGCAGAAAGGCCTTCATCATCGACAGGTTACCTCCCTTCAATCACAGAATTAAAAGTGGGGAGTCAGGAGACTGGATACAACCGTACTGTTCCAAATTTCACTGAAGCAGATCAACTAAATTTGGAGACATCGTCGGCCACTAGCTATATGTTACCTCGCATGCCTCCATGGTTCTCTTACGTTGGTAGCCAGAAGCTCTATGAGATGCTTGCTGGAATCCTTAGACTTGTAAGATTATCCTTAATGGCAG GATTTGAAAATGAAGGGCATTTAGCAGTCATCCTGGATATTCCTCTGGGGGTTTTCCGTAAACTAGTTTCAGATATTCGTGCAAAGGAGTATAATGGAGAAGACTGGCAGTTAGTTGGCCAGGCGGCAACTGCTGCTTGTATACTGAATGAGCTGATTTTTGGTCTAACGGATCAAGCAACTGATGCTCTCTCAAGACTGCTTCGGAAGTCAAGAAAGGGAAGTGACAAACTTTCCTGGGAAATCTCATGGCATAAACGTGCAAAAAGTCATCTGATTGATTGCGTTGGTAAAATCTTGTACGAATACCATTCTTCTGAAGTGTGGGATCTCCCTGTGGACCAAAAGACAATTCCTGGGCAAACTGATTCCGATGTTCAACTTTTTAGTCCGCATTTCTTAAAAGACTGTGCAATGCTACACCAAGTTATAAGAGAAGGAGTAGGTGTATTTTCCTTGTGTCTTGGTAAAGATTTTTCCTTGTGTGTTGGGAAATATTTTGTTCCAAgtggagagagggagagagaatgGAGAAGGGAAGAGCACCTTGTTGTGACAAGACCGAAGTGA
- the LOC104752348 gene encoding TELO2-interacting protein 1 homolog produces the protein MEKSVVVRRETNGEDVEGEAEREAVFAQLKVLCLELLNLSQNPQKDPATIPALLRLLRRTPPSTLQSFFHYTLFPLLLLLDAAVACRSERKNQPEEFPTTPYRVSDKVAEGVIYCLEELLKTCYIGSIDQMVVIMKKLTSGAILSPSEAAEEFREGIIRCFRAMISGLLPCSDDSCSCKRTVGWPQLSDIRDYQTQVSESYKYDLETRECLLAFLQSQSALAAVGHWLSILLKVADAEASRGHRGSANLRVEAFMALRILVAKIGTADVLAFFLPGVVSQIAKVLHVSRAMISGAAGSVDALDQAVRGLAEFLMIVLEDQTNSLALGISDDDTKSQKHESAHSILDELRSLTTKSQGQSDELTEITNQDIVTIDVPKKSNLNPSRDSFHVERTKEWLDSTTSHVNKLLCETFPHILIHPAGKIRWGFLAAIRGLLSKSSCSLKGARLVMLECVCTVAVDDSNEVSVAAQEFLDHLFSKRTNHHIESDVIKIFSRLLERLPKVVLGNEELPALSVVKQLLVVTYYSGPQFLANHLQSPITASRFLDIFSLCLSHNSAFTGSLEKLIAERPSSSTGYLPSIRELNVGFRETRYNRTVPNITESDQVKLEISSATSYMLPRMPPWFSYVGSQKLYEMFAGILRLVGLSLMAGFENEGHLAVILDIPLGVFRKLVSDIRAKEYIGEDWQSWCNRTGSGQLVRQAATAACILNEMIFGLTDQATDALSRLLRKSRKGSDKLSWEISWNKRAKSHLIDCVGKILHEYQSSEVWDLPVDQKTIPGETDSDVQHFSLHFLRDCAMLHQVIIEGVGVFSLCLGKDFASSGFLHSSLYLLLESLTCSSFQVRNASDAVLRLLAATSGHPTVGHLVVANADYVVDSICRQLRHLDLNPHVPNVLAAMLSYIGVAHDILPLLEEPMRLVSQELEIVGRQQHPNLTSPFLKAVGEIVKASKNEACLLPDRAKSYSVHVKTKASDAITSRQERGSDSDNKVDDEDEWENILLELNRSKRYRRTVGSIASSCLVAATPLLASSNQVSCLVSLSIIEEGVVALAEVEEAYRADTETKETIEEVIEFASLFQLKDYMNATNDGADENRLLPAINKIWPFCVACIRNRNPVAVRRCLTVITRIIQTSGGDFFSRRFRNDGPDFWKLLTTSPFHIMTAKNLREDNKTALRLPYRTVSESSSSIAEGSSLKVQAALLDMIAELSRDKRSASALDAVLKKVAGLVVGIACSGVTGLREAALNALRGLACIDPDLIWILLADVYYSLKKRDLPRPPSPEFPDMSRVLPSPLPEDCRTKFLYVEYGGRSYGFELEFISVETIFKKMQSLVFVDQMHC, from the exons ATGGAAAAGTCCGTCGTAGTCCGCCGTGAAACCAATGGAGAAGACGTTGAGGGAGAAGCGGAAAGAGAAGCTGTCTTCGCACAACTGAAAGTTCTCTGCTTGGAGCTTCTAAACCTATCGCAAAACCCTCAAAAGGATCCGGCCACGATCCCTGCTTTGCTCCGCCTCCTCCGCCGTACTCCTCCTTCCACTCTTCAGTCCTTCTTCCA CTACACTTTGTTTCCATTGCTTCTTCTGTTAGACGCCGCCGTTGCTTGCAGAAGCGAGAGGAAAAATCAGCCTGAGGAATTTCCAACTACACCTTATAGAGTGAGTGATAAAGTGGCGGAAGGTGTAATCTATTGTCTTGAGGAACTTTTAAAGACATGTTACATTGGATCCATTGATCAG ATGGTTGTAATTATGAAGAAGTTGACTAGTGGTGCTATTTTATCCCCATCTGAGGCTGCTGAAGAGTTTCGTGAAGGGATCATCAGATGTTTCCGCGCAATGATCTCTGGTCTGCTTCCATGCTCTGATGATTCTTGCTCATGTAAGCGCACTGTTGGCTGGCCTCAACTGTCAGATATAAGAGATTATCAAACTCAAGTTTCAGAGTCTTATAAGTATGATTTAGAAACCCGAGAGTGCTTGCTTGCATTTCTTCAGTCTCAGTCTGCTTTGGCTGCTGTGGGTCATTGGCTTTCTATTCTTCTCAAA GTGGCTGATGCTGAGGCTTCTCGAGGACACCGAGGAAGTGCTAACCTTCGAGTTGAAGCCTTTATGGCCTTACGGATACTTGTAGCTAAg ATTGGTACTGCTGATGTGTTGGCCTTTTTTCTACCTGGTGTTGTTAGCCAAATTGCCAAAGTGTTGCATGTTTCGAGAGCAATGATAAGCGGTGCTGCCGGAAGTGTTGATGCATTGGACCAAGCAGTTAGAGGTTTAGCCGAGTTTCTTATGATAGTCCTTGAGGATCAAACTAATTCATTGGCTCTTGGCATTTCTGATGATGATACTAAGTCGCAGAAGCATGAATCTGCGCACTCAATTTTGGACGAACTTCGTTCTCTGACAACAAAATCTCAAGGGCAGAGCGACGAGCTGACAGAAATTACAAACCAAGACATTGTAACCATCGATGTACCTAAAAAATCCAATCTGAATCCGAGTCGGGACTCCTTTCATGTTGAACGTACAAAGGAATGGTTAGATAGCACTACGTCTCACGTGAATAAGCTGCTGTGTGAGACATTTCCCCAT ATTCTTATTCACCCAGCCGGAAAAATACGATGGGGTTTTCTCGCAGCAATACGTGGATTGCTATCTAAGAGCTCTTGTTCGCTGAAGGGGGCTAGATTAGTGATGTTG GAATGCGTATGTACTGTGGCTGTTGATGACTCCAATGAAGTTTCTGTAGCAGCTCAGGAATTTCTTGATCATTTATTCTCCAAACGTACAAATCACCACATAGAGAGTGATGTAATCAAGATCTTTAGCAG ACTGCTTGAGAGGCTTCCAAAAGTGGTTCTGGGGAATGAGGAATTGCCTGCACTTTCAGTGGTGAAGCAGTTACTTGTCGTCACTTACTATTCTGGTCCGCAGTTTTTGGCGAATCATCTTCAGTCTCCC ATAACAGCCAGCAGATTCCTGGATATATTTTCTCTCTGTCTGAGCCATAATTCAGCATTCACCGGTTCTCTTGAGAAACTCATCGCAGAAAGGCCTTCATCATCGACAGGTTACCTCCCTTCAATAAGAGAGTTAAATGTGGGGTTTCGGGAGACTAGATACAACCGTACTGTTCCAAATATTACTGAATCAGATCAAGTAAAATTGGAGATATCGTCGGCCACTAGCTATATGTTACCTCGCATGCCTCCATGGTTCTCTTATGTTGGTAGCCAGAAGCTCTATGAGATGTTTGCTGGAATCCTTAGACTTGTAGGATTATCCTTAATGGCAG GATTTGAAAATGAAGGGCATTTAGCAGTCATCCTGGATATCCCTCTGGGGGTTTTCCGTAAACTGGTTTCAGATATTCGTGCAAAAGAGTATATTGGAGAAGACTGGCAATCTTGGTGTAATCGAACTGGTTCAGGACAGTTAGTTCGCCAGGCGGCAACTGCTGCTTGTATCCTGAATGAGATGATTTTTGGTCTAACGGATCAAGCAACTGATGCTCTCTCAAGACTGCTTCGGAAGTCAAGAAAGGGAAGTGACAAACTTTCTTGGGAAATCTCATGGAATAAACGTGCAAAAAGTCATCTGATTGATTGCGTTGGTAAAATCTTGCACGAATACCAATCTTCTGAAGTGTGGGATCTCCCTGTGGACCAAAAGACAATTCCAGGGGAAACTGATTCCGATGTTCAACATTTTAGTCTGCATTTCTTAAGAGACTGTGCAATGCTACACCAAGTTATAATAGAAGGAGTAGGTGTATTTTCCTTGTGTCTTGGGAAAGATTTTGCTTCAAGTGGATTTCTTCACTCTTCGCTTTACCTTCTGCTTGAGAGTCTTACCTGCTCCAGTTTCCAAGTTAGAAATGCTTCAGATGCTGTCTTACGTCTTCTTGCTGCAACCTCTGGCCATCCCACA GTTGGGCATCTGGTTGTTGCAAATGCGGATTATGTTGTTGACTCTATTTGTCGTCAGCTGCGCCACCTGGATCTTAATCCTCATGTCCCAAATGTTCTTGCTGCTATGCTTTCTTATATCGGAGTTGCTCATGATATATTGCCTTTATTGGAGGAACCG ATGCGATTGGTTTCTCAGGAACTAGAAATTGTTGGTAGACAACAGCATCCAAATCTAACTTCACCCTTCTTGAAG GCTGTTGGTGAGATTGTAAAAGCATCAAAGAACGAGGCTTGCCTATTACCAGACCGAGCCAAGTCTTATAGTGTTCATGTTAAGACCAAAGCATCTGATGCGATAACATCAAGGCAAGAGAGAGGTTCGGATTCTGACAATAAAGTTGATGACGAGGACGAATGGGAAAACATACTGCTTGAACTGAATCGTTCTAAACGATACAGACGCACAGTTGGATCCATCGCCTCTTCGTGTTTAGTTGCAGCCACGCCTCTCCTTGCATCATCAAACCAAGTCTCATGCTTGGTTTCCCTCAGTATAATCGAG GAAGGAGTAGTGGCGCTGGCTGAAGTAGAGGAAGCTTACCGAGCTGATAcagaaaccaaagaaacaattGAAGAAGTCATTGAGTTTGCTTCACTCTTTCAGCTTAAAGACTACATGAATGCTACAAACGATGGAGCAGACGAAAACCGCCTTTTACCCGCTATCAACAAAATCTGGCCTTTCTGTGTTGCTTGCATACGTAACAGAAATCCCGTG GCTGTGCGCAGATGCTTAACTGTGATAACCCGAATCATTCAGACATCCGGAGGAGATTTTTTCTCACGTCGTTTCCGCAATGATGGCCCGGATTTTTGGAAGCTTTTAACAACATCTCCATTCCACATTATGACGGCCAAGAACCTCCGGGAAGACAACAAAACGGCTCTCCGGCTTCCTTACAGAACCGTTTCCGAGTCGTCTTCTTCGATTGCTGAAGGTTCCAGCTTGAAAGTGCAGGCTGCACTTCTCGACATGATTGCAGAGCTTTCTAGAGACAAACGCAGTGCTTCAGCGTTAGATGCAGTCTTGAAAAAAGTTGCGGGACTGGTCGTTGGGATCGCCTGCAGCGGCGTAACTGGCTTAAGAGAAGCGGCTTTGAATGCATTGAGAGGTTTGGCTTGTATCGATCCTGATCTCATTTGGATTCTGTTAGCTGATGTGTACTATTCTCTCAAGAAGAGAGATTTGCCTCGTCCACCGTCTCCAGAGTTTCCAGATATGTCTAGGGTTTTGCCTTCACCGCTGCCGGAAGATTGTCGGACAAAGTTTCTGTACGTAGAGTATGGTGGTCGGAGCTATGGTTTTGAGTTGGAGTTTATCTCCGTTGAGACCATCTTCAAGAAAATGCAGTCTCTGGTCTTTGTAGACCAAATGCATTGTTAA
- the LOC104752349 gene encoding splicing regulatory glutamine/lysine-rich protein 1 isoform X1: protein MGSERSLKEKKRSRGRSQDDSSSSDYEGRVVKRHRGTEKDDERASRRSEKKKKKEKEKKSHKSSSSKSKDDKHKKKHAEGDHKLKEGIPELSMEDYFSKNNEFATWLKEEKRTYFNDLTTEAARELFSRFVKRWNRGKLESRYYEGISTAPRTAHNWMIKRR from the exons ATGGGAAGCGAACGGAGcctcaaggagaagaagagaagcagagGTCGGAGCCAAGATGATTCGTCGTCTTCCGATt ACGAAGGGAGAGTAGTTAAAAGGCATCGAGGAACAGAGAAAGATGATGAAAGGGCAAGCAGGAGAAgcgagaaaaaaaagaagaaggagaaggaaaagAAATCTCACAAATCGAGTTCAT CAAAGTCTAAGGATGATAAGCATAAAAAGAAACACGCCGAAGGTGACCACAAGCTa AAAGAGGGCATTCCAGAGCTATCAATGGAGGACTACTTCTCGAAGAACAACGAGTTTGCTACATGGCTGAAAGAAGAAAAGCGTACGTACTTTAATGATCTCACAACCGAAGCTGCACGAGAATTGTTCTCACGTTTTGTCAAGAGATGGAACAGAGGGAAACTTGAGTCTCGATACTATGAGGGAATCTCCACTGCCCCACGAACAGCTCACAACTGGATGATCAAGCGTAGGTGA